The window AGAACATTTTGGGCCAGCCCTATTACCAATAAAAGACTTTAGTGTCATTGCTCCATTGGATACATTCAACGCTACTGAATAGGCCCAGCAATCCTAGCCTCATTAGCTAAATGAATGAACAAGTGCACCATGACATCAAAAAATGAAGGAGAGAATACCTTTTGTAACTTGCAGTGAGTTATAGGAATTTAGGCTCCTATCTGATCTAATTCATCTATTCTTAAACATTTCGCTCCAAGCACGTTGAAAAATTTCTTGTTGTGCATATCTCATTTTGAAGGTGTACCAGTAATAAACATCTAAAGGTATACACAAAGATAGGCAGAAACATCAACAGCGACAGATAAACAAATAACCAACCTGCTGAGCAACCTCTGCAGTTTCCCCACTGTCTTCTGATGATTCGGTCACTGTCAAATTCTGTGGTTCCAGAAGATTATTtagtttctcctcatttgtttTCTTTAAGGAGTTCTCTGGTGAAGCATTCCCAGCAGATACCCTCTTCCTCTTTCTTTGGAATGTGTATTTAATCACTCTATCATTTAGAGGCTGACTAGGAATCTCATTGTTTAGATTAGATACCATAGATTTGGAGTTTAACAACTGGTTGCAAAGATTTTTGAGATAGAACAACCGATCACAAACACTATCAATATCAATTTTGTTAGCAGGAACCTCTAAGCGCTCCACAGATCTATTATCTTGTTCTGAAATATCCCTCTTCCCCATTAATCCTGCCTGCTCATCTATTGTATTATGAACACCTGTTGCCTCAGCAGACCCTGGTTTATCATCTGAAGTTTCTGTGAATCCGATCTTCATGCCTGGTTCAGCTTTTCCTGTGGATAATATATGGGCCGTCTCAGAAGGGTCTTCACTAGGAACATTGTCTTTGGCTGTAGTTAAATGAGATCTCAAGCAACAATTGGTTGGGATATTTGGAATATGTTTGGGAGATATTTCTTCATGAAGGATTTCCCTATCTAACAGGTTTCTTCTGGAAGCAGGAAGTCTCTGCGTACATCCATTTTGGTATAATTCTGGTGCTTTGCTTCTCAAACTTATAGAGGGCAAATCCGCACTAGCAATGTAAGGACTTCTAATGTTAACCTCTGTGTGACAAGACTGGTAGCACTCAATATTCTGGTTCATATTGGCAACCTTCATGTTAGAAGTTGTCACATAATCATACTGTAATTTTGGAGGCAATGAGACTATATTCTCCTCTCGTAGTTCTCCAGGAGTAGCAGTATTGTGATCCTGCAAGTTGTGTACATCCTTCTCTTTGTTGCAGCTCACTCTCTCAAGTTCAGCTTGAACTTTTCTCAACTCTACTCTGATATCATATACAATATCTTCTGCTTCCTGAAGTTGAGCTTCGAGTTCTTCAATCTTCCTCTGTTGACTCAAGGATGACAATTCTGCTTCACTAATCTGTCAATGAGGATAGTCCAATCAGAGACATTAAGTTTCAAAATTAAAACATTACTTGGATATTAGGTAAGTACCACTTCCATCTTATGTGTGTTTTTATTAATTATGACATATAACCTGCAGTAGGCTAAGGCACAAACTTACCTCTGAAAATATCATAATTTTATACTCAAGAGAACATAACTGGATATTCTAACATAAGCTAACAAAGTGCTTTATCTATGGGGCAAAGCATAATCTTGGGGTGAAACTTTTTTGGTAAGTAAAAAGAATTCTATTAACAAACATCAAGTAGGTGTAAATTCACAAATTAAATTACATTACAAGCTCAAGGACCGCCTAACCAGCTGAGAAGAAAATGTTTCCCTAACTACACAATGCGACATTAAATTTTGCACCAAATGTACATGATTTTTATCATTTCTTATGGTATACTTTCCCTCCTTCCTTTCCAACTACTTAAATTCCTCAAAACTCCCAAATATACCATTCTTGCTTCACGCTCTCTCGACTCAACCTTTATTATGACGCTTCTACTAGAATCATTTAACGCCTTTTCATTCCATAAATCCTATTTTTGCTTCCATAACTAGTAGTCCACAAACTCTCCTTCCCACGAGGTTCACAGTTGATACAACATTCCAATATTTTAAACTCCCTCATGTTTATTTGATTCTAGCATGGCTAATCTTCCAATCTCCTCTTCCCTACTCGCCTCTTGCCACCATTTTTCTATTTCAGAAAAGAGTTGATTACTTACTTCTCCTCAAAGCCCTAAAAGATATTAAAAGGATACTCCATTTCCTGAAGCACACGGATCTTTTTCCCAACCAATTCTGATATTATTTTCTCTTTCCCCTCCCCCGTCTTTTTTTAATGACGGCGATGTCTGCGGCAGCTTGCGTGCACCTCGACTACTCCACCGGATACCTAGTGTCTCCCACAAGCACAGGTACAGGATAACTCTACCCACCAAGGCTTAGGCAGATGGTAAGAGCACCTAGTGTTATTTTGCCTCAACTGGAATTTGAACTTGAGACCTCACGGTTATCTTTCCACGTCATTGACCACTAGATCACACCCTTGGGTGCTTCGATTCTTCAAAGAAGCCCATCTTACCATTACCTTCTTTGATCTCTTCCTTCTACCTGTATCTTCTTCACTGCTTTATAATCTCCCTATTCTCTCTCCCCTCCCTGTTATCACTTATCATCATTGCAAAGCACTTAAGAGTTTGATTGCCCAACAATTCGGTTTGGCTTGTGAACTCTACACCCAACAACTTAAGAGTTCCCTTATTTGAATGGAACTTCAAATACAGCGAAACCCCATttcaagaaaatataaaaaaatgtgTACCTGTTGGAGCCTGAGTTGCTGCGTGTGAAGGGCCTCCTGTTTTGCAAGTTGAAGCTCGCGCTGATACCAAAGAGCGTTTTGTTCCCACATCATAATCCTCGCTGAAGCCTCCTTTCTTGTTTCAATTATTATATCCTCATACCTCTTCTTCAACGCTTTTAATTTCTGCcacccaaaaaaaataaattaaacaaaatacaCGACTAAATTCACAACACAATAAATCAAATATCCCTCAACGTCTGAAAAGTTCATTCAGTGGCGTAGAGAGAGTAGGGGATTTTACCTCGTCGATATGCGTTCTCATTAAAGCTACCGAAGTGTAGAGAGAAAGTTAGGGAAAACGGAAGGGGAAGATGGTGTCTTTTTGATTTTATAGTTCTATGCTCAAGCAGTATGTTTCTGTTATGAGATTAAAGGTTATGTTAAAAGGGGTTAAAGAAAAAGCTCTAGGTAGTTTGTAGTTGGAGAAAACCATTTCAATACTCCTAATTTAAATTCATCTTAAATATCTCATAATATTTGTATTACTATAAAGCTTTTAAAacttataatattaaataaaacataTTATTTGTATAACTATAAATACTTCATATTAAGAAAATATAGGAATGTatcaatcttttttaaaaataggCCATTCTTTTTTGAAtcgaaaaaatactaaaaatatttatattacaaTATATGACATTTCAAATTTTTTTAGTGGCTATAAAGACTAGAAAGTggtcataatatatattttttatattatattgcatGATCTAGAAAGTGGTTATAATATTTTTCATATTATCACCCATGATATGTCCCACTACTTATCCACTAAATTATCCACCACCCTACTATCACAATATTCTTACCGTTATaaaatatagctcaaagtaacaatatataacaaggaaaaacaagctacGAGAtatagagagatagagaaaaagaAGAGATTTTCTTGTTCAATTATGTGATCTTTCCATTtattacaagacctttatataggcatgaaaagtgaagaaatatgtcattgaatatgtcattaagcatttgagatcatggaggaagatcaCGAGTAGGTTATGAAGTTACAATCATAACTCCATAAGTATTATAGTAGTgaaagttatgaaaataatatagAAGAGTAGTGAGCATTACTCCTTTGGTGGTTatggacatccaccataattcaagattttataacactcccccttggatgtccataaataatgtgtctcgttaaaaccttgctaagaaaaagagtacacatatcatGTAATACGCATTACTTGCCACCTCATTAAAAACTTTGTCAGAAAAACCGAGTGGGATAAAACCGtagctaaggaaaaaagagtacaacacgtattTGCTTCTCCCTGATGAAAATATCAATTTATTTCACCTAGATGATGTGTTCCGATCCTGTATACCAACTTCTCAAATTTTGAGGTTGATCATGCTTCGTTGAATAGAATCACCAAATTATCAAGCGAACAAATTCATTGAACATCTATTTCACCGTTCGGTGAACATTGTGTCTAATAAAGAATTTTGATGAAATAGATGATTTATTTTGTCTCCTTCAATATATCCTTCTTTCAATTGAGATAAATAAACATCATCGTCTTCACTATTATTGGAGTCTTCTCCTCAAAGTAAAGTCACACATCGGTTGTGTGTTGAGTGACTTGATTTATCAGTTGCTAGTATATTGACATTGTTGAATAAGTATCAACGATTGATTGCCTTGTGAAATAATAATATGGAACCCTCACATACAAATAGATTGTTTGAAGAACGAACTTCAGAAAATGCCTGCATTTGCATAACCAACAAAACTTTGACAATATTTGTTAGAATAAACAAATCTATATCAAGGATTCCTTTTGCAATATAATCCTAATAGTATTCCAATATCTTTATATAGGAATAAAACTATATCTTGCTTGCATATTGTTATGCTCATAGttctagcaagatacattagtgcatcaaTTGCACTAGACACAAAAACAAATCATGCACACCATGATCGCTCTAATTCACATAAGAATTTGCTgaaactttatttaataaatttcttgggaaccttaatatgcttcacaacaatttaaatccttcaataaTTTTCATTATAGGCATATCAAGTTTTttatgtattgccagattaatACTTGAAATGActacatccaccacaggagaacatgtctctgTATAATCAATGTCAcgatatttacaaatcttcttgtgtcacaagtcgtctttatgtctatcgacttgacctttttcGCATAAGAACACATTTATACTACCGCTGGCTTTAtgctttcaggtgttgggactatccgtccaacttcacatttttcaggtGAAGTCAATTTTtattgcgtattttttatttggccaatcatttatctgtccaaatttcatgacagatttgagctcaagatcctcgtcagtTTTAATAAAATTGAGCGAtacattatattaacaacatAGTCGACGATCATTTTGCATCCGTTCCATCATCactcaataaagacataacttatcgaGATCTCATTATTTTCAAGTACCCGAgtctctcccatgaggtcttataaaATATTATGTCATGGTGCTTTTATAAAGCACTTGCCTCCTTagtatgaccatcttgaacatttgctcctctccttcttcaaggagttttatctttggaaccgattagtctattatgcttcatgcatgccatagacttTGTTCAtaatgaactttattttatttggagcattagcagctgaaatatgacatttagctttgggtcagcaaatacgcttggcaatattttgcaaatga is drawn from Nicotiana tabacum cultivar K326 chromosome 22, ASM71507v2, whole genome shotgun sequence and contains these coding sequences:
- the LOC107823124 gene encoding uncharacterized protein LOC107823124 isoform X1 yields the protein MRTHIDEKLKALKKRYEDIIIETRKEASARIMMWEQNALWYQRELQLAKQEALHTQQLRLQQISEAELSSLSQQRKIEELEAQLQEAEDIVYDIRVELRKVQAELERVSCNKEKDVHNLQDHNTATPGELREENIVSLPPKLQYDYVTTSNMKVANMNQNIECYQSCHTEVNIRSPYIASADLPSISLRSKAPELYQNGCTQRLPASRRNLLDREILHEEISPKHIPNIPTNCCLRSHLTTAKDNVPSEDPSETAHILSTGKAEPGMKIGFTETSDDKPGSAEATGVHNTIDEQAGLMGKRDISEQDNRSVERLEVPANKIDIDSVCDRLFYLKNLCNQLLNSKSMVSNLNNEIPSQPLNDRVIKYTFQRKRKRVSAGNASPENSLKKTNEEKLNNLLEPQNLTVTESSEDSGETAEVAQQKMDDDLEVDNSSQMKRKRTHEGSEAA
- the LOC107823124 gene encoding uncharacterized protein LOC107823124 isoform X2, with the translated sequence MRTHIDEKLKALKKRYEDIIIETRKEASARIMMWEQNALWYQRELQLAKQEALHTQQLRLQQISEAELSSLSQQRKIEELEAQLQEAEDIVYDIRVELRKVQAELERVSCNKEKDVHNLQDHNTATPGELREENIVSLPPKLQYDYVTTSNMKVANMNQNIECYQSCHTEVNIRSPYIASADLPSISLRSKAPELYQNGCTQRLPASRRNLLDREILHEEISPKHIPNIPTNCCLRSHLTTAKDNVPSEDPSETAHILSTGKAEPGMKIGFTETSDDKPGSAEATGVHNTIDEQAGLMGKRDISEQDNRSVERLEVPANKIDIDSVCDRLFYLKNLCNQLLNSKSMVSNLNNEIPSQPLNDRVIKYTFQRKRKRVSAGNASPENSLKKTNEEKLNNLLEPQNLTVTESSEDSGETAEVAQQVVKQLS